In the genome of Muntiacus reevesi chromosome 5, mMunRee1.1, whole genome shotgun sequence, one region contains:
- the LMNTD2 gene encoding lamin tail domain-containing protein 2, translated as MHAPPATSRMAPKSCQEAEDAEEEALASLVDREPVSGHVGPPAHATADLVAPTRPQNAKLSSTRMVSSINPQSALESLDPRTLQLLWGQRELEIQALRWAVQNQREARHCRILQEVAGLPAERSSRSQDKFLQNQVQKLTLELKAQKEKAQLEKERLEERLQQTGDALQQLEAELQAFQKSCLLQLARSSWVGRMLRSSTGSVEVVTAETLMDLSDFSENDQAPTAGEGFRLEDVDWNSIAHRYPNLFTNLESNSDQKHPRIPQLPTASPPDQWSSELCCRHQEHNLKSVEWSSLPLVGTSSSGGADSESSNSQLVAHNRVHKVTGARPPVSGSTAKQVEARAQSLCRDSQATFEGVAGRVSPGFFPLPHLQDCDLCPKPRGLGWAWRTPAAAFVLWLEFACRPIPPPSTVQHSSASPGAGAHCPSCSDLTLAAAPPPHGPPGYCRPGPASQEMSSVDPGPSKLGSPSQAVCLSLHLQKTRSDKQGKNGQEPESGVDSHLWPSGRCPSPSPAGSCLKIVAVSRRQRFVRILNQSLEETVDLGGFVLQQLVLDFPVCLYRFPPSTLLAPRHHITVWGEGPCSTRRQQPSSSGQEPVHFHSSRGCATLLLNPQGEVLSEHQSPHCVTPVSRIFADNTDLSIDSFPLSEARPGADLAGHQPQPRPPRKGRVREARAGRRRPGPRVRLPRLSTIKPLRQREAPVWPEDAAQTHPELLPAIPNPEVGVGLQDCQGRKEHKVRVCRKRVDRGCPMVTLSVQSTAESRFGFRFLSCPPITADTRWPL; from the exons CAGCAACATCAAGAATGGCCCCCAAGTCTTGTCAGGAGGCTGAAGACGCTGAGGAAGAGGCTCTCGCGTCCCTGGTGGACCGAGAACCAGTGAGTGGCCATGTGGGGCCTCCAGCGCATGCCACTGCAGACCTGGTGGCTCCCACACGCCCTCAGAACGCCAAGTTGAGCTCCACCAGGATGGTCTCCTCCATCAACCCGCA GTCGGCCTTGGAGTCCCTGGACCCCCGCACCCTACAGCTGCTCTGGGGGCAGAGGGAGTTGGAGATCCAGGCCCTGCGGTGGGCCGTCCAGAATCAGCGTGAAGCCCGGCACTGCCGTATCTTGCAGGAGGTGGCTGGGCTTCCGGCCGAGAG GAGCTCGAGAAGTCAGGATAAGTTCCTGCAAAACCAGGTCCAAAAGCTGACTTTGGAGTTGAAAGCGCAGAAGGAAAAGGCCCAACTG GAGAAGGAGCGCCTGGAGGAGCGGCTGCAGCAGACAGGGGACGCGCTGCAGCAGCTGGAGGCCGAGCTGCAAGCCTTCCAGAAGTCCTGCCTCCTGCAGCTGGCCCGCTCCTCCTGGGTGGGCCGCATGCTGCGGTCTTCCACGGGCAGCGTGGAG GTGGTGACGGCAGAGACCCTGATGGACCTCAGTGACTTCTCTGAGAACGATCAGGCCCCCACTGCTGGGGAG GGTTTCCGGCTGGAGGATGTGGACTGGAACAGCATTGCCCACCGGTACCCTAACCTCTTCACCAACCTCGAGTCCAACTCAGATCAAAA GCACCCCCGGATCCCGCAGCTGCCAACAGCCTCGCCGCCGGACCAGTGGAGCTCAGAGCTGTGCTGTAGGCACCAGGAGCACAATCTCAAGAGTGTCGAGTGGAGCTCCCTGCCCTTGGTGGGCACCAGCAGCTCCGGGGGTGCTGACTCCGAGTCCAGCAACAGCCAGCTGGTGGCGCATAATCGTGTGCATAAAGTGACAGGGGCCCGTCCCCCAGTGTCTGGCAGCACTGCCAAGCAGGTGGAGGCACGGGCACAGAGCCTCTGCAGGGACAGTCAGGCAACATTCGAAGGTGTAGCGGGGCGGGTCTCCCCTGGTTTCTTCCCCCTCCCACACCTGCAGGACTGTGACCTCTGCCCCAAGCCCCGA GGGTTAGGGTGGGCTTGGAGGACTCCTGCTGCTGCCTTTGTGCTCTGGCTTGAATTCGCTTGCCGCCCCATCCCCCCACCAAGTACTGTGCAGCACTCCTCTGCTTCCCCAGGTGCTGGGGCCCACTGTCCCTCCTGCTCGGATCTGACCCTTGCTGCTGCTCCTCCCCCACATGGACCTCCAGGGTACTGCAGGCCGGGTCCGGCCTCACAGGAGATGTCCTCGGTGGACCCTGGACCCTCCAAATTGGGGTCCCCCTCCCAGGCAGTCTGCCTCTCCCTGCATCTCCAGAAAACCCGCTCAGACAAGCAGGGCAAGAATGGCCAGGAGCCCGAGTCTGGGGTGGATTCCCATCTCTGGCCTTCCGGGCGCTGTCCAAG ccccagccccgcgGGCTCCTGCCTGAAAATCGTGGCGGTTAGCCGCCGCCAGAGGTTCGTGCGCATCCTCAACCAGTCGCTGGAGGAGACGGTGGACCTGGGCGGCTTCGTGCTGCAGCAGCTGGTGCTCGACTTCCCTGTGTGCCTGTACCGCTTCCCACCCAGCACCCTGCTGGCTCCGCGGCACCACATCACG GTGTGGGGCGAGGGGCCCTGCAGCACCAGGCGGCAGCAGCCCTCTTCCTCGGGCCAGGAGCCCGTCCACTTCCACTCCAGCCGAGGCTGTGCGACCCTCCTCCTGAACCCCCAAGGCGAG GTCCTCAGCGAGCACCAGTCCCCACACTGCGTGACCCCAGTGTCCAGGATCTTCGCAGACAACACCGACTTGTCCATCGACAGTTTCCCGCTCTCAGAGGCCAGGCCCGGAGCTGACCTTGCGGGGCATCAGCCCCAGCCTCGACCCCCGCGCAAGGGTCGGGTGCGGGAGGCCCGGGCTGGGCGCCGGAGGCCGGG gccGCGGGTCCGGTTGCCCCGCCTGAGTACCATCAAGCCCCTCCGCCAGCGGGAGGCGCCAGTATGGCCCGAGGACGCGGCCCAGACCCACCCAGAGCTCTTGCCCGCCATCCCCAACCCCG AGGTCGGGGTGGGCCTCCAGGACTGCCAGGGTAGGAAGGAGCACAAAGTCCGG GTGTGCCGGAAGAGGGTAGACCGCGGCTGTCCCATGGTGACGCTGTCAGTGCAGAGCACGGCTGAGAGCAGGTTCGGCTTCCGCTTCCTCAGCTGCCCGCCCATCACCGCGGACACTCGCTGGCCGCTGTAG
- the LRRC56 gene encoding leucine-rich repeat-containing protein 56, producing the protein MDQAWDETCGPRPSTASVQVRELSSQGLHNPQPRSKAPGHRGHGHSGQLAEECLSPARLQALAQEDDLQLVSVLEMCVRTRENSLGSFGLHLPNLSQLKLNGSCLGSLRDLGTSLGHLQVLWLARCGLADLDGISSFPALKELYLSYNDIWDLSPLCLLEQLEVLDLEGNCVEDLGQLRYLQLCPRLATLTLEGNPLCLRPGPGPTHQVPQGYNYRAEVRKLIPQLQVLDELPAAHTGLPASRKLDQDWLLVKEAIKEGCILDSLLPRPDRTHGSPMWSLSPELCLPETQPRAPRRWPLSLLVPGVPLPEGLLPKGLAPEDDASNLTHGAGRVLCGNPTKGLQERRHQCQAGVHPEKLPPPRLEELAPRASAPGPDPANDRDLLAWTGLQALRELHLRPLPSRCPESWEERAAAPWGPQRGPEEQEDKAGPKPHRSPPSLAPESSRTSGYNLTPCPPKSFMPDRGRSSWGSADLQFRGRRLRTLGSLGPGLGQGLAPVTALRAREVTSGPSPRGEGCPRPKPAPDSAARPPASGACRT; encoded by the exons ATGGACCAGGCCTGGGATGAAACCTGCGGGCCTCGGCCAAGCACAGCCAGCGTCCAAGTGCGGGAGCTGAGCTCGCAGGGCCTGCACAACCCCCAGCCTCGGAGCAAGGCCCCAGGCCACCGTGGGCACGGCCACAGTGGGCAGCTGGCAGAGGAGTGCCTGTCACCCGCCAGGCTG CAGGCCCTGGCCCAGGAGGACGACCTCCAGCTGGTGAGCGTGTTGGAGATGTGTGTCCGCACCCGTGAGAACAGCCTGGGGAGCTTCG GGCTGCACCTGCCCAACCTCAGCCAGCTGAAGCTGAACGGCAGCTGCCTGGGCTCCCTGAG GGACCTGGGCACCTCCCTGGGCCACCTGCAGGTGCTCTGGCTGGCTCGCTGCGGCCTGGCTGACCTGGACGGCATCAGCTCCTTTCCTGCCCTGAAG GAACTCTACCTCTCCTACAACGACATCTGGGACCTGAGCCCGCTGTGCCTGCTAGAGCAGCTGGAGGTGCTGGACCTAGAAGGCAACTGTGTGGAGGATCTGGGGCAGCTGCGTTACTTGCAGCTGTGCCCACGGCTGGCCACGCTCACCctggagggcaacccactctgccTGCGGCCAGGCCCCGGCCCAACCCACCAG GTGCCCCAAGGCTACAACTACAGGGCAGAGGTCAGGAAGCTCATCCCCCAGCTGCAGGTCCTGGACGAACTGCCCGCTGCGCACACAGGCCTGCCGGCCTCTCGGAAGCTGGACCAGGACTGGCTCCTGGTGAAGGAGGCCATCAAGGAGGGCTGCATCCTAGACAGCCTGCTTCCCAGGCCGG ATCGAACCCACGGATCCCCCATGTGGAGCCTGAGCCCTGAGCTGTGCCTGCCTGAGACCCAGCCGCGGGCCCCCAGGCGCTGGCCTCTCTCCCTGCTGGTTCCCGGGGTCCCCCTGCCTGAAGGCCTCCTTCCCAAGGGCCTGGCCCCAGAGGATGACGCCAGCAACCTCACCCATG GCGCCGGCCGGGTCCTCTGTGGGAACCCCACCAAAGGCCTGCAGGAGCGTCGGCACCAGTGCCAG GCTGGGGTGCACCCAGAGAAGCTGCCGCCTCCCAGGCTGGAAGAGCTGGCCCCCAGGGCCTCCGCCCCAGGGCCTGACCCTGCCAATGATCGCGACCTCCTGGCCTGGACCGGGCTTCAGGCTTTGAGGGAGCTGCACCTGCG CCCCCTTCCCAGTAGGTGCCCAGAGTCCTGGGAAGAGAGGGCCGCAGCCCCCTGGGGCCCACAGAGGGGCCCTGAAGAGCAAGAGGACAAGGCTGGGCCCAAGCCTCACCGCAGCCCCCCAAGCCTGGCCCCAG aGTCTTCCAGGACCTCGGGGTACAACCTGACTCCCTGTCCCCCCAAGTCCTTCATGCCAGACCGGGGCCGCAGCTCCTGGGGGTCCGCAGATCTGCAGTTCCGGGGGCGTAGGCTCAGAACCCTGGGTAGCTTGGggcctggcctgggtcaggggctGGCTCCAGTGACTGCTCTGAGAGCCCGAGAAGTGACCTCAGGCCCCAGCCCTCGAGGAGAGGGATGTCCACGCCCAAAGCCAGCCCCAGACTCAGCAGCCAGACCCCCAGCCTCTGGTGCATGCCGCACCTGA